A genomic region of Nitrospirota bacterium contains the following coding sequences:
- a CDS encoding acetylornithine transaminase: MEYKKLFEESNRYIMNTYKRYPVVLRKGRGMKVWSSDGKEYLDFVAGVAVNILGHCNPRVVVAIQKQAQRLIHISNYYHIEPQIKLAKLLVEHSFADKVFFCNSGAEANEAAIKLARKYAKENYSYEKYHIIAAKNSFHGRTFGAMSATGQEKFQAGFEPLVPGFDYVEFNDIENLKKTITNNTCAVILEPIQGEGGVRMPDKNYLKEVKNLCKNYNALLILDEVQTGMGRTGKLFAYEHFDVVPDIMTIAKGLGNGVPIGAMLTTDEIASAFKPGNHATTFGGNPLVCAAAVATIETLLEDGFILDQCNRMSKYFFEKLEQLKAEFPYFIKEIRGIGLIIGVELTRECDTIVNACLNKGILINCTMGNVLRFVPPLIIQRKDIDLLVEVLRDILSKLT, translated from the coding sequence ATGGAATATAAAAAATTATTCGAGGAATCAAATCGTTATATAATGAACACATACAAAAGATATCCTGTTGTCCTGAGAAAGGGCAGGGGTATGAAAGTGTGGAGTTCTGATGGAAAAGAATATCTTGATTTTGTAGCGGGTGTTGCAGTAAATATACTGGGCCATTGTAATCCGAGGGTTGTCGTTGCTATACAGAAACAAGCGCAGAGACTTATACACATATCAAATTACTATCATATTGAACCACAGATTAAACTTGCAAAGTTACTTGTTGAGCATTCTTTTGCAGATAAAGTATTTTTTTGTAATTCAGGAGCAGAAGCGAACGAGGCAGCAATAAAACTTGCGAGAAAATATGCAAAAGAAAATTATAGCTATGAAAAATATCATATAATAGCAGCAAAAAATTCATTTCATGGAAGAACTTTTGGAGCAATGTCTGCTACAGGACAGGAGAAATTTCAAGCAGGATTTGAACCGTTAGTTCCAGGGTTTGATTATGTTGAGTTTAATGATATTGAGAACCTTAAAAAGACAATCACGAATAATACATGTGCGGTTATTCTTGAGCCCATACAAGGTGAGGGTGGTGTAAGAATGCCTGATAAAAACTATCTCAAAGAAGTAAAGAATTTATGTAAAAATTATAATGCACTTCTTATTCTTGATGAAGTTCAGACCGGAATGGGTAGAACAGGAAAACTATTTGCATATGAGCATTTCGATGTTGTTCCAGATATTATGACTATAGCAAAAGGACTCGGTAACGGAGTTCCAATTGGAGCAATGTTAACAACTGATGAGATTGCTTCTGCTTTTAAACCAGGTAATCATGCAACAACGTTTGGTGGTAATCCACTCGTGTGCGCTGCGGCAGTAGCAACAATTGAAACACTCCTTGAAGATGGATTCATACTGGATCAATGTAACAGAATGAGTAAATACTTTTTTGAAAAGCTTGAACAATTAAAGGCCGAATTTCCATATTTTATTAAAGAGATAAGGGGCATTGGACTTATCATAGGTGTAGAACTGACAAGGGAGTGTGATACAATCGTAAATGCATGTCTTAATAAGGGGATACTCATTAACTGCACAATGGGGAATGTTTTACGCTTTGTTCCTCCTTTAATCATACAGCGAAAAGATATTGATCTTCTTGTAGAAGTTCTGCGCGATATTTTATCGAAATTGACTTAA
- the argF gene encoding ornithine carbamoyltransferase, translated as MELRMSFEKKKRDFLTILDLSTIEIEGLIRRAIELKSGKDASKCPLIGKSIGLLFEKSSTRTRISFEVGIYQLGGQSIYMNPKETQIGRGETIYDTAKVLSRYLNAVVIRTFSHDRLREFAANSSIPVINGLTDLHHPCQALADLMTIFEKKGRLKKINLAYIGDGNNVAHSLLEAATMTGMNISLACPKGYEPDAKIVKKVKELASSRILIIREAEEAVSKADIVYTDVWVSMGQEKEASKKKKKFKKYQLNKKILSLAQKDAIVLHCLPAHRGEEITDEVIDGPQSAVFDQAENRLHTQKALLEFLLT; from the coding sequence ATGGAGTTGAGAATGAGTTTCGAAAAAAAGAAAAGAGATTTTCTTACAATTCTTGACTTATCAACCATCGAAATAGAGGGTTTAATAAGAAGAGCAATAGAACTTAAATCAGGCAAAGATGCAAGCAAGTGTCCATTAATTGGCAAAAGCATCGGCCTTTTATTTGAAAAATCTTCCACAAGGACAAGGATTTCTTTTGAGGTTGGTATTTATCAGCTTGGAGGGCAATCTATCTATATGAACCCGAAAGAGACACAAATCGGAAGAGGAGAGACAATTTATGACACAGCAAAAGTTTTATCGAGATACCTTAATGCAGTTGTAATAAGAACCTTTAGTCATGACAGACTGAGAGAGTTTGCTGCAAACTCTTCTATACCGGTAATTAATGGACTTACTGACCTTCACCACCCATGCCAGGCGCTTGCTGACTTAATGACCATCTTTGAGAAAAAAGGACGTCTCAAGAAGATTAATCTTGCTTATATCGGTGATGGTAATAATGTTGCGCATTCCCTTCTTGAAGCTGCTACAATGACTGGTATGAACATTTCACTTGCATGCCCGAAAGGTTATGAACCGGATGCAAAAATAGTCAAAAAAGTGAAGGAATTAGCAAGTAGCAGGATTTTAATTATTAGAGAGGCTGAAGAAGCTGTAAGCAAAGCGGATATCGTTTATACCGACGTCTGGGTTAGTATGGGACAGGAAAAAGAAGCTTCAAAGAAAAAGAAGAAATTCAAAAAGTATCAGCTAAACAAGAAGATTCTTTCTTTAGCACAGAAAGATGCTATTGTGCTTCATTGTTTACCAGCACACCGTGGTGAAGAGATAACCGATGAAGTTATTGATGGACCTCAGAGTGCAGTATTTGATCAAGCAGAGAATAGATTACATACTCAGAAAGCATTATTAGAGTTTCTATTGACGTGA
- a CDS encoding M23 family metallopeptidase, with the protein MASNSGKVVFKRELFFGGKTIIIDHGDGIYTIYMHLSKYNVKLHEIVPKGFIIGYVGFTGRSTGPHLHFGVKISKINVNPISLFELEL; encoded by the coding sequence ATGGCATCTAACAGTGGAAAGGTAGTTTTTAAAAGAGAGCTATTTTTTGGTGGTAAAACTATTATCATTGATCACGGAGACGGAATATATACAATTTATATGCATCTTTCAAAATATAACGTAAAGCTTCATGAAATTGTTCCTAAAGGTTTTATTATAGGCTATGTCGGTTTTACTGGAAGGTCAACAGGGCCACATCTGCACTTCGGAGTAAAAATATCAAAGATCAACGTGAATCCGATTTCTTTATTTGAACTCGAATTATGA
- a CDS encoding Crp/Fnr family transcriptional regulator — translation MIENIKIDFLRNSYLFSSLTDEELQQICKEIAIEEFKKHETILHEEDTNEFMYIILYGKVKVSRINEDGKEIILALHQTNDSFGELSLIDGKTTPATVSAIEDSLIAFISRKSFYSILLNREKVLEKILYVLCSRLRESWNKIFLLNSKNAAQKIKMLFLMLSHEYAEKTSNGIIITIKLTHQEIADMTGLTRETVTRVIDKLQKDKEISILNNKFIQLSNDFLKKYSDM, via the coding sequence ATGATAGAAAATATCAAGATAGATTTTCTCAGGAATTCATATCTATTTTCTTCCCTCACAGATGAAGAATTGCAACAAATATGTAAGGAAATTGCAATTGAAGAATTCAAAAAGCATGAAACAATTTTACATGAGGAAGATACTAATGAATTTATGTACATAATTTTATACGGTAAGGTAAAAGTTTCGAGGATAAATGAAGACGGAAAAGAAATCATTCTTGCTCTCCATCAAACTAATGATTCCTTTGGAGAATTGTCACTTATAGATGGCAAGACAACCCCTGCTACGGTATCAGCAATTGAGGATTCACTTATAGCTTTTATTTCGAGGAAATCATTTTATTCCATACTCTTAAATCGTGAAAAGGTGCTCGAAAAGATACTGTATGTGCTATGTTCAAGGCTACGTGAATCCTGGAATAAAATTTTTTTATTGAATTCAAAAAATGCAGCACAAAAGATAAAAATGCTTTTTCTTATGCTCTCCCACGAATATGCAGAAAAGACATCAAATGGGATAATAATCACTATTAAACTCACACATCAAGAAATAGCTGATATGACAGGATTAACAAGAGAAACAGTTACAAGAGTGATTGATAAGCTTCAAAAAGATAAGGAAATATCTATACTTAACAATAAATTTATACAACTTAGTAATGATTTTCTTAAGAAGTATTCTGATATGTGA
- a CDS encoding DsrE/DsrF/DrsH-like family protein has translation MHEKKTESEGKAAFITSRDTLDGAYPGLILGINAVRLGLEARVFYTFMGINVIRKGWIEKAKFHPPGLMGAIPGMAAMATWMMKGKIEKARIPTLPDLQEIASLEGVKFIACKMTVDMMGLKQKDFIEGVIIEPAEDFLKYAIDCKICLYT, from the coding sequence ATGCATGAAAAGAAAACAGAATCAGAAGGGAAAGCAGCTTTTATAACTTCGAGAGATACCCTTGACGGTGCATATCCTGGACTTATATTAGGTATCAATGCAGTCCGTTTAGGTCTTGAAGCAAGGGTATTTTATACTTTTATGGGTATCAATGTTATACGAAAAGGATGGATCGAAAAGGCCAAATTCCATCCTCCTGGACTAATGGGAGCAATTCCAGGAATGGCAGCAATGGCAACATGGATGATGAAAGGGAAGATCGAAAAAGCCCGGATACCTACTTTACCTGACCTGCAGGAAATAGCATCACTGGAAGGGGTAAAATTTATTGCCTGTAAAATGACAGTAGATATGATGGGACTTAAACAGAAAGATTTTATTGAAGGAGTTATTATAGAGCCAGCAGAAGATTTCCTGAAATATGCTATAGACTGTAAAATTTGTCTTTATACGTAA
- a CDS encoding outer membrane protein transport protein, translated as MLRLILIFVFILSLSGLSYATNGMNMISYGGQEAGMAGASLGVSNNPVAMNNNPAGLTAIQNADLILGLSLLMPDLKHRDYISPFGPNNKEGEDRVFPLPILAYASRVGNSSLILGVGVFAQGGMGADFKGLNTAFGTADRTYTNVRYAKITPSIAYEITKNFSVGVAFNVGYSDVEMEFFPNTFFPGAEGVPSFAGMDLENEYAFGYGAKIGLMYKLSDVISIGSVYTTRSELDYDNGEIEFYGPDPIGGRYDASMEGFAWPASWGIGIGITPNSKTLIAADITWVNWNDALDTVTIKNASNVPGMDSIDFRMDWKDQIVIAIGGAYDVTENLTVRVGYNYGENPVPDETLSPLFPAITEHHITFGFGYKISKNMRIDGAWEHAFNNTVTYYNQEAPFGPNAIEEHSQNTAHLFVSYTF; from the coding sequence ATGCTGAGGTTAATCTTGATATTTGTTTTTATTTTGTCTTTGAGTGGTTTGTCATATGCTACAAATGGTATGAACATGATCAGTTATGGTGGACAAGAAGCTGGAATGGCTGGTGCAAGTCTTGGTGTTTCCAATAACCCAGTAGCAATGAATAACAATCCAGCCGGGCTTACAGCGATTCAGAATGCAGATTTAATATTAGGTCTTTCCCTATTAATGCCAGATCTTAAGCATAGGGATTATATCTCGCCGTTCGGTCCGAATAACAAGGAAGGTGAGGATAGAGTTTTCCCATTGCCGATTTTAGCTTATGCAAGCAGGGTTGGTAATAGTTCTTTAATACTTGGTGTTGGAGTATTTGCTCAGGGAGGGATGGGTGCTGACTTTAAAGGTCTCAATACTGCTTTTGGAACAGCAGACCGAACATATACTAATGTGCGTTATGCAAAGATTACTCCATCAATCGCATATGAGATAACAAAAAATTTTTCAGTCGGAGTTGCTTTCAATGTTGGATATTCTGATGTAGAAATGGAATTTTTCCCTAATACCTTTTTCCCTGGTGCAGAGGGTGTACCTTCTTTTGCTGGTATGGATCTTGAAAATGAATATGCTTTTGGATATGGTGCAAAGATAGGTCTTATGTATAAATTAAGCGATGTGATAAGTATTGGCTCTGTTTATACAACGCGCTCTGAACTTGATTATGACAATGGAGAGATCGAATTTTATGGTCCAGATCCCATAGGGGGGAGATATGATGCTTCTATGGAAGGTTTTGCCTGGCCTGCTTCGTGGGGAATTGGAATAGGTATTACACCTAACAGTAAGACACTTATCGCTGCTGATATAACATGGGTAAATTGGAATGATGCACTGGATACTGTTACCATAAAAAACGCAAGCAATGTGCCAGGAATGGATTCTATTGATTTCAGAATGGACTGGAAAGACCAGATAGTTATTGCCATTGGTGGTGCATATGATGTTACTGAAAATCTGACTGTAAGAGTAGGGTATAACTATGGTGAGAATCCTGTGCCTGATGAAACATTAAGTCCTCTATTCCCTGCAATTACGGAACATCATATAACTTTTGGTTTTGGTTATAAAATAAGCAAAAACATGAGGATAGACGGTGCTTGGGAACACGCATTCAATAATACAGTTACTTATTACAATCAGGAAGCTCCATTCGGACCCAACGCTATTGAAGAACATAGCCAGAATACAGCACATCTTTTTGTATCATATACATTTTAA
- a CDS encoding 4Fe-4S binding protein: protein MSKKNLRRFSQALFLLLFLFLFFQTESKGNDTLGYPVKLFLDFDPLIFITTMLSTHSKNIPPAFFLSLILILLTIPLGRVFCGWVCPLGTLNNIVSSLRKKYPMKIRKNWHRVKYYILIIIIFSSIFTLQIAGILDPISLLIRSLSISIYPLIDYGIRGFFDAIYNTNISGIVSISESIYDFLKQKILSFHQPFYFQGIFIGLIFFTILMMNLFERRFWCKYICPLGALLGVFSRNAILKREVSEGCNSCNLCSTACQGGALKKESKEWSKTECLACFNCDDICPANAVSFGLGKNRPLPMNLGRRQVVLSIVSGVLAVPLIRSSPVSKSGFYNPFLLRPPGALEEREFLKRCVKCGECMKVCLTNGLQPTFLEAGLEGIWSPRLIPEIGYCEYRCTLCGQVCPTGAIQKLSLKEKMNLRIGLAMIDKGRCLPYAHKTPCIVCEEVCPTSTKAIWLEEVVVKDREGKKIFLKQPHVDLNLCIGCGICEAKCPVGSKPAIYVTNTGESRSKTNQILI, encoded by the coding sequence ATGTCTAAAAAAAATCTTAGAAGATTTTCACAGGCATTATTCCTTTTGTTGTTTCTTTTTCTTTTCTTTCAGACTGAATCAAAAGGTAACGATACACTTGGATATCCTGTAAAGCTTTTTCTCGATTTTGATCCCTTAATTTTCATCACTACAATGTTGTCTACACATAGTAAAAATATACCCCCTGCTTTTTTTCTCTCACTCATACTCATTCTCCTGACAATCCCGTTAGGAAGAGTATTCTGCGGGTGGGTTTGTCCTCTCGGCACTCTCAACAATATCGTAAGCTCATTAAGAAAAAAATACCCGATGAAAATCCGTAAGAACTGGCATAGGGTAAAATACTATATCCTTATAATCATTATCTTTTCTTCTATCTTTACACTTCAAATTGCCGGCATCCTTGACCCTATATCCCTTCTAATAAGATCATTATCTATTAGTATCTATCCATTAATTGATTATGGAATAAGGGGGTTTTTTGATGCAATTTATAACACTAATATTTCCGGCATTGTTAGCATATCTGAATCCATATATGATTTTCTGAAACAAAAAATATTGTCTTTTCATCAACCTTTTTATTTTCAGGGGATATTTATTGGCTTGATATTCTTCACTATACTAATGATGAATCTTTTTGAGAGGAGATTCTGGTGTAAATATATCTGCCCTCTCGGTGCACTTTTAGGAGTTTTTTCCCGTAATGCCATCCTAAAACGTGAAGTTAGTGAGGGTTGTAATTCATGCAATCTGTGCTCAACTGCCTGCCAAGGAGGAGCTTTAAAAAAAGAAAGCAAAGAATGGAGTAAAACTGAATGTCTTGCATGTTTTAACTGCGATGACATTTGTCCTGCCAATGCAGTAAGTTTTGGGTTGGGAAAGAATAGACCTTTACCTATGAACCTTGGCAGAAGACAGGTTGTGCTTTCAATAGTATCAGGGGTTTTAGCAGTTCCTTTAATCAGATCTTCTCCTGTTTCTAAGTCAGGTTTTTATAATCCTTTTTTACTAAGACCCCCGGGAGCACTTGAAGAAAGAGAATTTTTGAAGAGATGTGTCAAATGTGGTGAATGCATGAAGGTATGCCTTACTAATGGCCTTCAACCGACATTTCTTGAAGCCGGGCTTGAAGGTATATGGTCACCAAGACTCATCCCGGAGATTGGATATTGTGAATATCGTTGTACACTCTGTGGCCAGGTCTGTCCAACTGGTGCAATACAAAAATTATCTCTTAAAGAGAAAATGAATTTAAGGATCGGGCTTGCTATGATTGATAAAGGTAGATGTCTTCCTTATGCTCATAAAACTCCCTGCATTGTATGTGAAGAAGTATGCCCTACTTCCACGAAGGCTATATGGCTTGAAGAAGTAGTTGTCAAAGATAGAGAGGGTAAAAAGATATTTTTAAAACAGCCTCATGTTGATCTTAACCTTTGTATCGGGTGTGGCATCTGCGAAGCTAAATGTCCTGTCGGCTCAAAACCTGCCATATATGTTACAAACACAGGAGAATCAAGGTCAAAGACAAATCAAATTTTGATTTAA
- a CDS encoding DUF362 domain-containing protein: MNRRDFLKIATVGGCGFFLENSIESLFSSANASQKYDLVVVKGKNKSPADMTKAAIDAMGGMRKFVSRGDIVVVKPNMAWDRLPEQAANTNPEVVATIVKLCFDAGAKKVKVFDRSVNDPRRCYKQSGIADAARSLGAEVSFIDNRRFKDISIKGQALTSWPLYKDIFEADKVINVPIAKNHGLAKLTMSMKNWMGVMGGQRGAIHQRIGECLADICLVIKPTLTILDAIRILTANGPQGGDLKDVKRLDTVIAGIDQVAIDSYGATLFGMKGSDLSYVKAGAEIGIGVMDLSRLKIKNLNV; encoded by the coding sequence ATGAATCGGCGAGATTTTTTGAAAATTGCAACTGTCGGAGGTTGTGGGTTTTTTTTGGAAAATAGTATCGAAAGCCTCTTTAGTTCTGCTAATGCTTCACAAAAATACGACCTTGTAGTAGTTAAAGGAAAAAATAAAAGCCCTGCTGACATGACAAAAGCAGCTATTGATGCAATGGGGGGAATGAGAAAATTCGTTTCGAGGGGTGATATTGTTGTTGTCAAGCCAAATATGGCATGGGATAGACTTCCTGAACAAGCTGCAAATACAAATCCAGAAGTAGTTGCGACAATAGTGAAACTCTGCTTCGATGCAGGAGCAAAAAAAGTAAAAGTATTTGATAGAAGCGTCAATGACCCAAGGAGATGCTACAAACAGAGTGGGATTGCAGATGCTGCACGTTCACTTGGAGCAGAAGTCAGCTTTATTGACAACAGAAGATTTAAAGATATTTCAATAAAGGGACAGGCTCTTACTTCATGGCCTCTTTATAAAGATATTTTTGAAGCCGATAAAGTTATTAATGTCCCGATCGCAAAAAATCATGGCCTCGCAAAGCTTACTATGTCAATGAAAAACTGGATGGGAGTGATGGGTGGACAGCGAGGAGCTATTCATCAGAGGATAGGAGAGTGCCTTGCTGACATCTGTCTCGTTATCAAACCTACACTTACTATACTCGATGCTATTCGTATACTCACTGCAAATGGTCCTCAAGGAGGGGATCTTAAAGATGTAAAAAGGCTTGATACTGTTATTGCTGGAATTGACCAGGTTGCTATTGATTCTTATGGAGCAACTCTCTTTGGCATGAAAGGAAGTGACCTTTCATATGTTAAAGCTGGAGCTGAAATAGGAATCGGTGTAATGGATCTTTCACGGCTTAAAATAAAAAATTTAAATGTCTAA
- a CDS encoding archaemetzincin family Zn-dependent metalloprotease — protein MLKKILIIPIGDIDQYILHSISQKLEKTFHDKLEIGKKIQLPQDSYDSDRKQYNSSIILQNIKPIKPTNVDLILGITDVDLFVPELNFVFGEADVSSGITIISLLRLKPEFYGETPDMKLFLERAEKEAIHELGHAYWLGHCTNPNCIMYFSNTIYDTDIKGSGFCRKCRRLLGYF, from the coding sequence GTGTTGAAAAAAATACTTATTATTCCTATAGGGGATATTGATCAGTATATACTGCATAGTATTTCTCAAAAACTTGAAAAGACATTCCATGATAAGCTTGAAATAGGGAAGAAAATACAACTACCACAGGATTCTTATGATTCTGATAGAAAACAATATAATTCATCAATTATCCTTCAGAATATAAAACCCATTAAACCAACAAATGTTGACCTTATACTCGGAATAACTGATGTAGACCTTTTTGTGCCGGAACTCAACTTTGTTTTCGGAGAAGCAGATGTATCATCTGGAATAACGATAATATCTCTCTTGAGGCTGAAGCCTGAATTCTACGGAGAAACACCTGATATGAAACTCTTTCTTGAAAGGGCTGAGAAGGAAGCAATTCATGAGCTTGGTCATGCATACTGGCTTGGACATTGCACAAATCCAAATTGCATCATGTATTTTTCTAACACAATCTATGATACAGACATAAAAGGCTCGGGATTTTGCAGAAAATGCAGAAGGTTACTCGGGTATTTTTAG